GCCAGCAATGGCAGAGCAGCCAGCGCGCAACTCATCGATAACAGCTTGAGTTTCATAAGAGTCTCCTCGCAGATCCAAAACACACAACCGACGAATCCAATTCGCGGTAAAGCAACTATCGGCGATATTGGATGACGCTTGAGCGGGCGCAGTTAGCCTTGTTTCGGGGTGGATGCGAGATGCGCTGCGTCTGAGGCTCAGACGAGCGGAAGGCGAAGAGTTTGCCGGAGCTTGGACTCTAGGTCCAAACGGACCTGCACCATGGACAGATCGGGTCGAAATGCCTGAATCTGGGTGACGGCCAGGCCGCTGAAGCCGCAAGGATTGATTCCGGCGAACGGCGCAAGATCCATGGCGACATTGACCGCCAGACCGTGATAGCTGCACGAGCGCCGGATACGCAGTCCCAGTGCGGCGATCTTCGCATGGCCGACATAGACTCCGGGGGCTTCGCGTCGAGCGTGCGCTTCGATTGCATAGTCGGCCAACATATCCACGACGGCCTGCTCAAGTGCGCTGACCAGGCTGCGGATCCCGAATCCCCGTCGGCGCAGGTCCAACAGGGGATAGACCACCCATTGGCCGGGACCATGATAGGTGACCTGGCCGCCCCGGTCGGTGTGGACAACGGGGATGGCGCCTGCGGCGAGGATATGCTCAGGGTGTGCATGCATGCCAAGTGTGTACACCGGCGGATGCTGAACGAACCAGAGCGCATCCGGCGTTTCTTCGTCGCGATGGTCGGTATACGCGCGCATCGCCTCCCAAACCTCGGCATACGGCGCCAGGCCCCAATCGCGGATTTGTAACGGTGCTAGATCACCCACAGCAGCCGCTTGTCGGCGCTGAGGTCACGGTAGAGCGCATCGAGTTGGGCCTGGCTGCTCGCGCGCAGCGTCACTGTCACGGCGAGATACCGTCCTCCGCTGCTGGGACGGCTCTCGACGCCCACGATGTCCGCCTCCGGGACATGGGCACTGATGAGCGTACACACCAGATGCTTCGGATCGTCCGCATGGCGAGCCACGGCCTTGACCGGATAGATACAGGGAAAAGAGAGGATCGTGTCCCGGGTCATGCCATGATCGTGGCGCCGCTTCGCCAGCGCGCCAGCGCCTCTTCCCAGAGCGTCACCATGCGTCGATACATCGGCCCCGGCTGTCCATGTCCCACTGCGGCACCGTCAAGGCGGGTAATGGGGATCACGGCCCGGGTTGAACTGGTCATCCACAGCTCATCGGCACTGCGCAGTGTAGCTTCGGGGATATCGATCTCCCGCACGGGAAGATCCGCCTGGCGCGCCAGATGCAGCACCAGCTGGCGGGTGATTCCATGGAGAATTCGCTCATCAGCCGGCGTGGTCAGAACCTCGCCGTTGCGGATCACGAAAATATTGCTCGCCGCGCCTTCGGTGAGCACGCCATCCCGCAGATAGATCATTTCCACCGCGCCGGCAGTCTTCGCCTGTTGGCGCGACAGGCTGTTGGGGAGCAGCGTGATGGCCTTGATATCGCAGCGTCCCCAGCGCGGATCGCGCTGTGTGAGGGTGCTGACGCCATTTTCCAGCCACTCGGCAGGGGGCGGCTTGAGCGGACTGGCCATGGCGAAAACCGTGGGATGGACTTCGCTCGGAAAGGCATGATCACGGTGATCATCGCAGCCGCGCGTCACTTGCAGATAAATCGACCAGTCGCCCGGCGGCTGTTGATCGATGAGCGATTCGATCATCTGGTGCCAGGCATCGCGATCCAGGGGATTGTGGAGCCAGATGGCAGCCAGACTTCGGTCGAGCCGGTCGAGGTGCTCGGCAAGCAGAAACGGCTTCTTGCCATAAACGGGGATGACTTCGTAGACGCCGTCGCCGAACAGGAATCCCCGATCGAGCACCGATACCCGGGCTTGGCTCAGCGACAGGAACTCACCATTGAGGTAGACCATGCCGGACATGCTCATTGAAACCACATCAACAGCCAGTGCCACAGGCGCCTGAACCAGCTGCCCCGTTCCACCGCCTTTTGTGGATAGAGTGCGTCCTCGGTCAGGGGCTCGTCATTGAAGCGAACCACCAGCTTGCCGATCGGTCCATCCTCGGGCAACGGGGCGACCAGCCTGTCCTGCACCTCGGCCTGAGTCTGCACGCCGTCATACTGTCCACGCGGAACCGTGATGAAGAGATCCTTCTTCAGCACCAAGACGACCTTGTTCGCCTTGCCCATCCAGACCGGCGCTTCGGTCACGGCCTCACCCGCCGGGTAGAGCCGGTGCGTGCTGTAGAAGCGGAAGCCATAGTTGAGCAGTGCCTGGCTGTCGTTCATGCGCGCATTGTCACTGGGGGTGCCCATCACCACACTGATCAACCGCATCTGGTCCCGCTTCGCGGACGACACCAAACAATAGCCGGCCGAACTGGTATGCCCCGTCTTCAGGCCGTCGACGCTGGCATCCCGCCACAGCAGGCGGTTGCGGTTGGATTGCTCGATGCCGTTGAACAGGAAGGAACGGATCGAGTACCACGCGTACTGTTCGGGGAAGTCCCGAATCATCGCCTGGGCCAGGATCGCGATATCCCGCGCCGTGGTGTAATGATTCGGGTCGGGCAGTCCGGTCGCGTTCGTGAAATGGGTGTTGGTCATGCCCAGGCTCTGGGCGTACTGATTCATCAGGCCGGCGAACGACTCCTCAGCCCCGGCAATGTGTTCGGCCAGGGCGATGCTGGCATCGTTTCCCGACTGCACGATCATGCCCTTGATCAGGGTTTCCACATCGATCTGCGTGCCGACCCGTAGGAACGTCCGCGATCCTTCCGCCCGCCAGGCCTTCTCGCTGATGGTGACTTGTTCATCGAGCTTCAGATCCCCGTCCTGCAGTTGCCGGAACGCTGCATAGGCCGTCATGACTTTGGTGATGCTGGCCGGTTCGACTCGCAAGTCGGGATTGTTCGCGACCAGCAGACGGCCGCTGTCGAAGTCCATGAGCACATAGCTGCTGGCGTTGATCTGGGGCGGCGCCGGCACCGGGATGGGCGCGGCAAGCGCAGCGGTGGTCCAGAGAAGCAGAAGGACGGAAATCAGGAGTGAGCGAGGAAACCGGATGGGCAACATGGGAAGTCAGAACCCCTGTCGGTGGCGTGCCAGATCGCAGGAAAGCGCCCTGCGAAAACGCTCATTCTAGCCTGTGGCGCGGTTCACACAACCCCGGCGGCGGAGCAGCCGATCGACGCCGATCGAGCCGCAAGTGGCCGTGGGTACAGGCGGGATGACCGGAGGCGGATCACGTGTCAGGTTTTGCCCCGGCAAGAATGAAGGCGCCCGCGCGTATCGGCCCGTCGCACGGTCTGCCCGGCCCAGTCCGAGGCGGAGAATCCACTTCTGTCGGAACACGGCGTTCACCGCGTCCGATGGCTGGCAAAAGCGGCCGTCTCGGGGCGGGTGGTCCTGTGGTGCGGTGCGATCACATGGAATCAGAGGCGCGCCATCGTCTTCGGGCCGTCGGCCTGCGAAACGGTTTTCGCGGGACCACCTCGAATCCATCGTCCGAATGCTTCGCTCAGGCCAGTTGCCGTTCCATGACACCCATGAACATGAAATCGCCGGGTCACCGATCGTGCCGTTCCTACAGAGCCGTCGCGCCTCATGCCGAGGCGGTCGCCGCGCCGTCAGATCGGTCCAGGTGATGGCGCTTCAGCCATTCGGTTGGAGACAGGCCGATCTGGGCCCGGAAGGCGCGCGCCAGGGCGCTGGCGCTGCCGTACCCGACGACATCGGAGACCAACTGGACTGGCTTACCCTGTCGCAGCAACGACTGGGCGACCCCAACCCGCCACTCCGCCAGGTAACCGCCCGGCGTGGTGCCGACCGTTTCGCGGAATGTGGTCGCAAACCGCGCCCGCGACATACCGGCGGTCGCGGCCAACTCCTCAAGCGACCAATTGCGCGCCGGTTCGGCGTGCAGGGCGTTAAGCGCCTTCGCCAATCGAGGCTCGGCCAGCCCGGCGAGCAGACCGACCTGCAGGCGCTGTTGATCCATCAGATCACGCAGAACCTGAATGAACACCACCTCGATGAGCCGATCGAGTATGGCCTGACGCCCGCAATGTCGCTCGGCGGCTTCACGAAACAGCAGTTGCAGGGTCATGTTCAGGGTGGGCAGCTCGCGCAAGCGAATCAGCACGACCTCGGGCAGGGCGCGCGCCAGCGGGTTGCGCAGCCCCGCCCCGAATTCAAGCGACGCGCAGACCATCGTGACGTCAGGCGCCTGTGGCAGCAGGCGGTGTACGGTGGGGTTCATGAAGAAGAACAGGCCCGGTTCATCGAGCAGAAGCGTCGGCTGGCCGGGCGAGTCGATCCGCAGGATGCCTTGCTGCAGCACATGGATATGCCCGAGGCCATCGGCGGCGTCGAAATGCGCTGAATGGCACAGCGGGCCGGCCTGGAATACCCGAGCGCCAAGTTCGAAATGTCGGAGCAGTTCGACCAGCCGATCGTCCATTCGTGTTACTCGCATCATCGCCCTGTCCGGGCTCGGCCCGGGCGGCCCCGGACTCGGGGTGCCGAAAAGAGACGATGAGTATAAAAATTGATACAAATAGGCGCAAATCGTATCGCGCCGTGGGCCAATATCTCCTTGCGTCAGATGACGCATGAACCTGAAAACCAAACCCATGGAGAACGATGTCATGCCACGCATTCATCCTGTAACGCTGGCTCAGACCGATGCCAAGACCGCGGCCACCCTGAAGGCTGTTGGCGCCAAACTGGGCATGCTGCCCAACCTGTTCACCACGCTGGCCCAGGCCCCGGCCGCGCTGAACGGCTACCTGCAGTTTTCAGAGGCGCTGCGACCCGGCCGCTTGACCCCCCGCCAGCGCGAAATCATCGCGATCGCTGTCGCCCAGGAAAATGCCTGCGGTTACTGCCTGAGCGCACATGTCGCCATGGGCCGGGGTGCCGGCATGAGCAGCGAAGACATCGACCAGGCTCGTCACGGCCGGGCCCAGGATGCGCAGGAGGGCGCCGTCGCCGATCTCGCGCTGCGCATCGTTCAATCGCGGGCCGAGATCAGCGACACGGCTCTGGCTGCCGCGCGTCAGGCCGGCCTGGACGATGGCCTGATCATCGAAATCATCGCGCACGTCGCGCTGAACGTGCTGACCAACTATGTGAACCGGATCGCCGATACCGACGTGGATTTCCCCGTCATTGAGTTGTCTTCGGCGGCTTGAGACACCACAGCGACCCTCTGTCCGTCCTTCAGCGCGCGGCAGGAGTGCCGTGAAACCGGCGCTGGTGCGGTTCACCGGGGTCGCTGCGGGCCTCCGCAAGCGGGGTTTCATCGGCGCGCCGGTGACGCCCCGCGAACGGGATAATGAACCGGCCGGCTTTCTTATGGTATCGCTGGGAACGTTCACCCGGTTGCCGTCGCCGCCGATCGGCGGCGACGGGATTCCGGGACAGCTGCAGCGACCGGCAGTCGGTCACACTGATACCGGAATGGTTAGCCTGGGGCATCGCGCGATGCCGCAGATTGCGTTCGCAGCCATTGCCACCGGAGCGCGCCCAGCGCTTGCCGCATGAACCTTGCCGAGACAAACCATCCATGGCGATTGCACCTGAATGCGATGTGACCTTCACCCGGCTGACCCAGGTGTCGCCCGATGAGATCATCGCGCATATGTCGGATCCGCGCGTTGCCGAGCACATGCCCCTGCTCACCTTGCACTGGGATCATGATGCCGTGGCCCGATTCGTCGACGCCAAGGAAGCCTGCTGGCATCGAGATGGCCTGGGGCATTGGGCCATCCTGTATCGGGGTATCTATGTGGGCTGGGGCGGCTTTCAGCGAGAGGGCGAGGAATGGGATTACGGCTTGGTCCTCAGGCCGCAGAACTTCGGGCTCGGCTGGCGCATCACCAGAAAGGCGCTCGCGTTTGCCCAGGCCGATGCGCGCATCGCCGATGTCACCTTCCTGTTGCCGCCGTCGCGCAAGCACCTCGGGGCCTTCGCGAGGCTCGGCGCACGATTCGTCGGCGAAACCGAATACGACGGCCAACGATTCCTGAAGTATTGGTTGGCAACCGGATGATCGCCTGCCGGCCGTGATTTACGGTAGCTGAGAATCGTGTTCTGGCGGTGTGAGAAGCCGGGGCAACACCTGATCGATGGAGCGCACACTGAGCGGCGTGATCGGCACGAACGTCATTGGGCATCTCGGGTCTCGAAGCCGGGTCAGTCGAGGGTCATATCGAGCTGATAGGGCAGGGCCAATTCGAAAGTGCCTGGCTCACTCCGCCGATTGAAATTCACCGCGAGCAGGTCCGTGCTTGGATGGGCGGATGTGGAGCGCGGTATTCGTTCCTTCCCAAATGGTGATGCGTGCTCCCGGAATGAGGCATTCAGGCGCCCGTCCACCTCGGTGCGCCGGTTGAGTTGGCGGCGCTGGCCGGGGCGCACGGCCACATGCTCGGCGACTTCGGCCCTGCAGTGCGTCCTGATGCTCCTGCCGGTATCGCCGGCATCGGCGTGGACATGCATCTCAGGGCCATGGAGCCGGCACGCAACCGGTGTCAGGTCCTGGACGTTCGCGGCCGTGCCCACCACCGAATGAACTAGCCCGGAATCCACGTCGACCCGATGTGCGCCTTCATCCCGACATGCCACTACTGGCCCTTGCGGGTCTGGCGCATCGCCGGATCCCGCTCGCGCCGCGGCCGTTCGCCCTGCTGCCCGGCATCTTCGAAGGTCGCCTGATGCATGCGCCGCTCCGTTATCCGTTGCCCCATTCTGGCCCCTTCAAGGTGATTATTTCAGGACTTCCCTAAGTTAAGGCAGGAGGCGATCTATGCGTCATTCCGGCGCAGGCCGGAATCCATGAATGCACCGCGAATGCGGATTCTGGATCCCCGCCTGCGCCGGAATGACGAGCACTCGGGGCTTAACTTAGGGCCATTCACGTCTCTAATTGGTTTCCTCCCCACTCAACCCGTTTTGAGCCCCCTTTTACGCTCTCCGCGCCGGGTTTCACTCTGGCAATGCCCCATGGGGTTGAAACCGGAAAATAAATCACCTCCTTGACAGTATACCGACCGGTCTAGTATAAAAAGGCCATGACCCATGCAAGTGACACACGCCAGCAGATTCTCGATACCGCCGCAGGGCTGTTCCACGCCCAGAGCTATGCCGATGTGGGTATCGCGACGATTTGCGAGCGGGCTGGCGTATCCAAGGGGAGCTTCTTCCATTTCTTTCCCAGCAAGCGCGACCTCGCCTTGGCGGTCATGGAACAGTTCCGCGAGCGTCTCAGTGAGACGCTGATCGCCAACGCCTTTTCGACGAAGATCACGCCCTTGGCGCGTCTCGACCGGTTTGTCCAAGAGCTCTATGCGTTTCAGAAGGAACAGACTGATACCCATGGCCATTTGCCAGGGTGCCCCTTTGGCAACATGGTGATGGAACAGGCGACCCAGGACGAGGCGCTGCGACGGAAGGCCAGCGGTTGTCTGAATTCGCTTTCCAACCACATTCGGTCTGCGGTCTCGGATGCTGTCCAAAGTGGCGCATTACCACCCGTGGATGAAGCAGCGACGGCGGAGGCGATGCTCGGATACCTGGAGGGGATTCAGCTTCTGGCCAAGGCACAGAATGATCCCGAGCTGATTCGCCGGCTCGGATCCGCCGTGACCGCGATCCGTATACCCCGGGACAGGTAACATTTTTTTTACCGCAGAGTATACCGACCGGTCTACTCAAAACTGGAGACAGGCGTGAAACGGATGAATGCAACGGATCAAACCCTTAACGCTCAGGGACTGAATTGCCCACTGCCCATCCTCCGAACCCGCACCGCGCTCGACGCCATGAACACCGGACAAACGCTTGCGGTCATCGCTACCGATCGGGGCGTAGTAAAGGACATGCGCGCCTTTTGCCAACAGACCGGTCACGACCTCATCGCGACCCATGAGGAGGCAATGAACACACCGTCGTTATTCGCAAAGCATAACCAACTCCCCAGACCGGAAAACATCGATGAAATGCAATGACACCCCAACACCCCCAAGAACGAATCGTCGCAAGGTATTGAAGCTTGCCGTCACCGGGACCTTCGCTACGGAGTTTTGATCACTCCTGCACGGTTCGGATGCCGAGGCCACCGAATCGTCGCTTCGCAACCCAAGCAACGAGGAAATGATGATGACCCAGAAAGCGTTTGTGTATTCCGAGTTACAAATATCCGTGCCATTTGATCAGGCGCCATGGAAGGACGTAAACCTGACGTTGTTGCAACAGCCGGGACTCATGAACAAGACTTGGCTTGCCGGTGTCGGCAACCATTCATTGGGGGGTATCTACGCCTTCGACACCATCGAACACGCCCAGGAATTCGTCACCCGCTATTTCCCGAACGAAGCCAGGAAGTTCGGCGCGCCGCAGACCACGCGCATCTTCGACGCGAGCATCGTGGAGGAGGCCAGTCGTGACATGAACTCGGTGCATTTCGGCGCAAAGGCCACCCGGAAACCCGGCGCGTTTGTTTATACGGAAGTCCAGGTCAGTGTGCCCTTCGCCGAGGCGCCCTGGCGCGACCTGAATCCGATATTGAAGCGGCAACCCGGCTTGCTTCACAAGACATGGCTGAGTGGTCTGCATACAAACACACTGGGCGGCATCTACGCATTCGATACGATCAACAACGCGCGTAACTTCGCTCTGAACTACTTTCCGACCGAAACGAAGCAACTGAATGCAGCGTTCTACACACGCGTCTTTGATGCCGGTGTCGTGGAACAGGCGAGCCGGCAAATGCATTCGCCATTCTTCATCTGATCCTGTCCGGGCTCTCTGCCATTTCCCGGTGGGAGGGAGCCTCCTTTTTGATCCGTAAAAGATGGCGGTCATGTCCGATGAACCGAATATTGCACACGATGCTACGCGTAGGCGACATGCAACGTTCCATCGACTTCTACATCGGTGTCTTGGGCATGCGGGTTCTCCGTACCCTTGAGCAGCCCGAGGAACGCTACCGATTGACCTTCCTGGGATACGGCGATGAATCCGCTACCTGTGTATTGGAGCTGACCGACAACGAGGGCATCGCCAGCTACGAGTTAGGTTCCGGCTTCGGCCACATCGCCATCGGCGTCGATGATTGCCATCGAGCCTGCACGGAAATCAAAAAGCGGGGTGGCAGGATCACGCGGGAGCCCGTACCGCTCAAGGGATCGAATGAGGTGATCGCTTTTCTCGTCGACCCTGACGGTTACCCGATAGAGCTGATTCAGCGCATTACCGTGTGAACCTGTATGCGTCAGACTTGGCGGACAGGGCATCGTCACAACCACGCTCGCCATGCTGTCAGCCAGGACGGGCGAGACGCCCCGAATGAGGCGGGACGTTGTTGTTGATTACTGTTCGGCTTCTTGGAACACCTCATCAAGGTCGAGGGCGGTGGGCTCTACACCGTGTTCGACCACCAGGGCCTTGGTCTCGCGACTATCCGATTGCGTGATGTGACACGGATCTTCGACCTCGAATCCATCGGTGTCGTAATCGATCGCGGCCACGGACGGCGCCGCATCAGGCTGGCCGGTCATGACCGACTGCACCAAGCCGCCCTCGATGACGATCGGGCGAGAAAAAAAGCCCGCACGGCTGGGCCGGGCGGGCCGAAGGGACATCGTCGGGGACGGGTGGACCCTGCCCCGAGATGACCGGTGGTGCGGGTCTGTCAGGGCCGCACGGGCTTGAAGCCGGTGATCATGAGGACATCGTCGGTACCGAAGTCGTCGATATCCATGCTGCCGTTGGCGGGATCGCGGCTGTGCTGGATGGAGACGTAGGCTGTGCGTCCGTCACCGCTGAACAGGAAGCCCGTCGGCTCGGCGGTATTGTCCACCACCGAAAGCATCTTCACGCAGCCATCGGTCTTGATGTCGCGGTCCGCGCCGTCCGGCAGGCAGGCCCAGATGTCGCCATTGGGGTTATCTTCGATGACATAGACGTTGCGGGTACCGGGCTGGAAAGCCAGGTTGTCCGGCTGGTTGAAGTCGGCATCGCCTT
This window of the Candidatus Macondimonas diazotrophica genome carries:
- the lipB gene encoding lipoyl(octanoyl) transferase LipB is translated as MRAYTDHRDEETPDALWFVQHPPVYTLGMHAHPEHILAAGAIPVVHTDRGGQVTYHGPGQWVVYPLLDLRRRGFGIRSLVSALEQAVVDMLADYAIEAHARREAPGVYVGHAKIAALGLRIRRSCSYHGLAVNVAMDLAPFAGINPCGFSGLAVTQIQAFRPDLSMVQVRLDLESKLRQTLRLPLV
- a CDS encoding YbeD family protein, with product MTRDTILSFPCIYPVKAVARHADDPKHLVCTLISAHVPEADIVGVESRPSSGGRYLAVTVTLRASSQAQLDALYRDLSADKRLLWVI
- a CDS encoding D-amino acid aminotransferase, whose protein sequence is MSMSGMVYLNGEFLSLSQARVSVLDRGFLFGDGVYEVIPVYGKKPFLLAEHLDRLDRSLAAIWLHNPLDRDAWHQMIESLIDQQPPGDWSIYLQVTRGCDDHRDHAFPSEVHPTVFAMASPLKPPPAEWLENGVSTLTQRDPRWGRCDIKAITLLPNSLSRQQAKTAGAVEMIYLRDGVLTEGAASNIFVIRNGEVLTTPADERILHGITRQLVLHLARQADLPVREIDIPEATLRSADELWMTSSTRAVIPITRLDGAAVGHGQPGPMYRRMVTLWEEALARWRSGATIMA
- a CDS encoding D-alanyl-D-alanine carboxypeptidase family protein, with product MLPIRFPRSLLISVLLLLWTTAALAAPIPVPAPPQINASSYVLMDFDSGRLLVANNPDLRVEPASITKVMTAYAAFRQLQDGDLKLDEQVTISEKAWRAEGSRTFLRVGTQIDVETLIKGMIVQSGNDASIALAEHIAGAEESFAGLMNQYAQSLGMTNTHFTNATGLPDPNHYTTARDIAILAQAMIRDFPEQYAWYSIRSFLFNGIEQSNRNRLLWRDASVDGLKTGHTSSAGYCLVSSAKRDQMRLISVVMGTPSDNARMNDSQALLNYGFRFYSTHRLYPAGEAVTEAPVWMGKANKVVLVLKKDLFITVPRGQYDGVQTQAEVQDRLVAPLPEDGPIGKLVVRFNDEPLTEDALYPQKAVERGSWFRRLWHWLLMWFQ
- a CDS encoding AraC family transcriptional regulator, which codes for MMRVTRMDDRLVELLRHFELGARVFQAGPLCHSAHFDAADGLGHIHVLQQGILRIDSPGQPTLLLDEPGLFFFMNPTVHRLLPQAPDVTMVCASLEFGAGLRNPLARALPEVVLIRLRELPTLNMTLQLLFREAAERHCGRQAILDRLIEVVFIQVLRDLMDQQRLQVGLLAGLAEPRLAKALNALHAEPARNWSLEELAATAGMSRARFATTFRETVGTTPGGYLAEWRVGVAQSLLRQGKPVQLVSDVVGYGSASALARAFRAQIGLSPTEWLKRHHLDRSDGAATASA
- a CDS encoding carboxymuconolactone decarboxylase family protein encodes the protein MNLKTKPMENDVMPRIHPVTLAQTDAKTAATLKAVGAKLGMLPNLFTTLAQAPAALNGYLQFSEALRPGRLTPRQREIIAIAVAQENACGYCLSAHVAMGRGAGMSSEDIDQARHGRAQDAQEGAVADLALRIVQSRAEISDTALAAARQAGLDDGLIIEIIAHVALNVLTNYVNRIADTDVDFPVIELSSAA
- a CDS encoding GNAT family N-acetyltransferase; the encoded protein is MAIAPECDVTFTRLTQVSPDEIIAHMSDPRVAEHMPLLTLHWDHDAVARFVDAKEACWHRDGLGHWAILYRGIYVGWGGFQREGEEWDYGLVLRPQNFGLGWRITRKALAFAQADARIADVTFLLPPSRKHLGAFARLGARFVGETEYDGQRFLKYWLATG
- a CDS encoding TetR/AcrR family transcriptional regulator — encoded protein: MTHASDTRQQILDTAAGLFHAQSYADVGIATICERAGVSKGSFFHFFPSKRDLALAVMEQFRERLSETLIANAFSTKITPLARLDRFVQELYAFQKEQTDTHGHLPGCPFGNMVMEQATQDEALRRKASGCLNSLSNHIRSAVSDAVQSGALPPVDEAATAEAMLGYLEGIQLLAKAQNDPELIRRLGSAVTAIRIPRDR
- a CDS encoding sulfurtransferase TusA family protein, translating into MNATDQTLNAQGLNCPLPILRTRTALDAMNTGQTLAVIATDRGVVKDMRAFCQQTGHDLIATHEEAMNTPSLFAKHNQLPRPENIDEMQ
- a CDS encoding YdhR family protein; translation: MTQKAFVYSELQISVPFDQAPWKDVNLTLLQQPGLMNKTWLAGVGNHSLGGIYAFDTIEHAQEFVTRYFPNEARKFGAPQTTRIFDASIVEEASRDMNSVHFGAKATRKPGAFVYTEVQVSVPFAEAPWRDLNPILKRQPGLLHKTWLSGLHTNTLGGIYAFDTINNARNFALNYFPTETKQLNAAFYTRVFDAGVVEQASRQMHSPFFI
- the gloA gene encoding lactoylglutathione lyase; the encoded protein is MNRILHTMLRVGDMQRSIDFYIGVLGMRVLRTLEQPEERYRLTFLGYGDESATCVLELTDNEGIASYELGSGFGHIAIGVDDCHRACTEIKKRGGRITREPVPLKGSNEVIAFLVDPDGYPIELIQRITV